In the Leptotrichia sp. oral taxon 223 genome, CAATTGGACTGATTGCACCTGCAAATTATACTAATGAGAACAGCAATGCGGAAATCGAATATTTGACAAGCCGTGGATATAATGTTGTATATGGGCAGTCATTTTATTCTAGATGGTATGGATTTGGAGGGACTGACAGTGTCAGGGCAAAAGACATAAATGATATGTTTGCAAATCCAAAGATTAATGCAATTTTCGCTGTGCGTGGCGGGTACGGTGGAATTAGAATTGTAGATAAATTAAACTATGATGTAATCAAAAAAAATCCAAAAATTATTTCAGGATTTAGTGACAACACGACATTATTACTGGCAATTAACGAAAAAACAGGACTTGTAACTTTTCACGGACCTATGGCAGACAATTTAAAAGATATTCCGTTAGTTACAGAAAACGCTTTCAATAAAGCCTTTACAAGTAATGAGTCATATAATCTGCTAGGATTTGATGATACTTATACGATTATGAAAAGCGGACGTGGGAGCGGGAAAATTACTGGTGGAAATTTATCGCTGGTGGTTGCAACGCTTGGAACGGATCACGAAATTAATACAGATGGAAAGATACTGTTTCTTGAAGAAACAAATGAGGCAAGCTATCGTGTGGACAGAATGTTGAAGCAGTTAAAGCTGGCTGGGAAATTTGATAAATTACAAGGAATCATACTGGGGGATTTTAAAAATCCAAAACAGTCTGATCCGACAGACATGACAATTGATGAAGTTTTTTATGACAATTTTGGGAAATTAAATGTTCCGATTGTAAAAAATTTCAAATCTGGACATGTGCGTCCATTTATTACTGTGCCGATTGGGGCAAAGGCAGTAATGGATACTTACAAGCGTGAGATTATGATAGAAAAGGCTACAAAATAGGAAAAATAAAAATACACTATCTAATAAAGTGAAATTTATTTTTTAGTGTATTTTTTATTATTATTTTTTGACTTAAATTATTTTAAGATTCCAATTAAATCTGTTAACAGAAATGGAATAAACACTTCACCATCGGCAAAATTTGAAGCCTCACCTTTATTGTAGAATAGAACCAAAGAATCATTTTGTAAATAGAAATTCTGATTTTTTGCAATAGCGTCAAAGTTATCCACTTGCGGCAATCCAAATTGCTTGAATCTGTTATTAATAACTCCTTTTAATTCGTCATTGAATCCATTTGTGAATAAATCTTTAAGCTGTAATGGTTTTCCATTTTTTAAGTTATACGAAATTGCGTTATAAAGTCTTGATTTTTGCCCTGTATCAGTGTCTGTAAGATTGATTGTGAATAAAACGCTTAAGTATGTGCTGTTGCTGGCTGTAACTTCATAAGTGGTAGTATAGCTAATGTGTTTTGTAGATTTATAGCCTGAAATAAACTTGTTCATAGTTGCATTCATATTTTTAATAACATCTGAATTTCCACCTAAAAATGTTGGATAGGAAATTCTTGATTTTCCTAAAACTTTTGTTCTTTGGGCAGTTCTCACAATACTTTTAGATGTTGGGGAGAATCCTTGAAACGTAAAAGTTGTGTCAATTTTTTCTTTTGAAAATGACAGATTAAATAAAATCAATGTCATAAAAAGCAATGTCAATTTTCTCATTTTTATAATCACCTCAGAAATTTTGTTTTTTATTTTTTTACTAAAAAATTGAATTTTATTTCTAATCTCAATTTTGAAGTTTTTTCAATATATTATATACTATATTTGATAAATAATCAAACTTTTTTCTCCATATATTTTAGTTTTTTCTGAATGCCCTTGCGTTAAAAGAAATTAATAATAAAGAAAAAATATTAAATTGGAGTATAAAATAGTTTATGTAAAAGAAGGGAGGCAGATAAAAATAAAAAAGAATAGTAAGAAAAATTAAAAAGTAATTGCAAAATCGGGCTAGAAAATATATAATTATATATATGTAATTGAAAATTTTATAATGAAATGAAAAAATTATAAGATTTCATAACTTGGAGGGAAAAATGACAAAAAATATGAAAACAATGGATGGTAACCAGGCTGCAGCTCACATAGCTTACGCATTTAC is a window encoding:
- a CDS encoding RsiV family protein gives rise to the protein MRKLTLLFMTLILFNLSFSKEKIDTTFTFQGFSPTSKSIVRTAQRTKVLGKSRISYPTFLGGNSDVIKNMNATMNKFISGYKSTKHISYTTTYEVTASNSTYLSVLFTINLTDTDTGQKSRLYNAISYNLKNGKPLQLKDLFTNGFNDELKGVINNRFKQFGLPQVDNFDAIAKNQNFYLQNDSLVLFYNKGEASNFADGEVFIPFLLTDLIGILK
- a CDS encoding LD-carboxypeptidase; protein product: MRTINKKIILLGLIISSIAVNAATYKTVREAVKANTPAKSSNTQNTKTGTVNEIIIPKGLKPGDTIGLIAPANYTNENSNAEIEYLTSRGYNVVYGQSFYSRWYGFGGTDSVRAKDINDMFANPKINAIFAVRGGYGGIRIVDKLNYDVIKKNPKIISGFSDNTTLLLAINEKTGLVTFHGPMADNLKDIPLVTENAFNKAFTSNESYNLLGFDDTYTIMKSGRGSGKITGGNLSLVVATLGTDHEINTDGKILFLEETNEASYRVDRMLKQLKLAGKFDKLQGIILGDFKNPKQSDPTDMTIDEVFYDNFGKLNVPIVKNFKSGHVRPFITVPIGAKAVMDTYKREIMIEKATK